One genomic region from Lysobacterales bacterium encodes:
- a CDS encoding RHS domain-containing protein, whose protein sequence is MPHMLNGHVNRAAGSLVLSSDAELDFVIDAPLPLAWQRSYTSNNPDSGWLGRGWTLPLSFRVEIEPGAYVFIDAFGRRTRFPQLAIGDAFFSPYEHTTLSRPQRNLLELLSPDGLRLIFALGPADIAKLSERDAAEAREAEAFQAAVARLAQQQGIDPAALSDAGADQRPPQADTLVLIGLIDPNGHWLRLHYTPDGLPQVIETSDGQHVGLNFRHDIAGQQTRLVEVLELIGAPDAAGRFASSTRLVEYRYSTEGDLSEVVDDQGQVVRSFRYAAGQMVEQGEPGGVSVQYDWDQLSPKGRVLCARSSLGEVQRFAYDALTRETRVSDAEGRVSLHRYDEQQHLIALTAPDGTQTQYQRDIHGNLLSVTDPLGRVTRHSYDGRGNLIRVEQPDGADWNLRYHPQHRKPVQITDPLGQRTLFEFDARGNLIQSQTADGAITRYTLDALGRPVHVLDARGGESILQYDAAGRLIAHRDCVGSTTRFEYDRRGNLLRVTDALGGITHYQYQRLNRRDRVVAMTHPDGAVERFAYNPLGRLIAHHDPQGHATRYLLDPAGRPLARENALGHRLAYQYDRHGRLSTLTNENGALYRFGWDAADRLISEQGFDARRIDYRYNAAGELIESADGVPYGAEWMAPRAPGVLRSHYQRDAMGRLMEKVAVRAAEPTGTHASSRAGAGAAAAAGASAITTSTAPAVRSTRARYAYSRTGLLVQARNAQARVELAYTPTGRLAHETTHTRDGREFRISHRYDGLGNRVETVLPDGRVLKPELYGSGHVSKLKLDGEVITEFERDALHRETVRTQGALRSFFERDAAGRLIRQFVRPTDANAPTPEPKIARHYHYDRSGQLLGIDDQRTGRSLYRYDATGRLLAAQGPLGVERFAFDPASNLLDPNQPQDQASGSKKTWTEAEWAEYVRENIHDRNFNPLLTPEQRASDPSQWGEAKPNRLTVYGEHRYRYDTWGNTVEKRSGGHQRMRLHWDAEHQLRVICVERGEGINRAANEATRSASAGPQTPATRARSVATTSSAGAGGTSLTALEARRSGAAPLAPASDSTTREHWAYDYDPFGRRIAKYPISEAAANAWIEHGDETALAKALKAPRPHRVGLDPPRSTTRHTQGDTPDRPTPTPPSSPHRVGLDPPLSSTRHAQHRGPNPNVPTLFCWDGNRLLAEQKGDTHQLYLYEPDSFVPLAIVRWTVANADTADASGTTAGTRATKGPKPSANAATQSTANANDTDRSPLLPPELLSLKDRHPEQWAKLEAQRRKLARQLGQSPEPEAPTPPKPEVYHVHVDHLGTPREITDTDGHLVWTANYAAWGKAITSNPPRRILTRQGNTVAEVIEEQVEPLECNLRFQGQYADAESGLHYNRFRYYEPEVGRFQSHDPIGLSGGWNLYIFASNPVNWADPLGLTCVPGLIRYKPRDELTAQAGSRQDAIDRAWALEKELISLTGSGTRNWSPSEIQAILNAPVGHRPGELSSVMTNLGYTGHHINSVKNNGSLGSKWQGDPRNIVFLENPNHPNSTNMPNAYNEHFHSPQGHRGSTRNVSRGRLIDRQAMIDTARRGCP, encoded by the coding sequence ATGCCCCATATGCTGAACGGCCACGTCAACCGCGCTGCGGGCAGCCTCGTGCTGTCCAGCGACGCCGAGCTCGACTTCGTCATTGACGCGCCGCTGCCGCTTGCCTGGCAGCGCAGCTACACCTCGAACAATCCAGATTCCGGCTGGCTGGGTCGGGGCTGGACCCTGCCACTGTCGTTCCGTGTCGAGATCGAGCCCGGCGCCTACGTCTTCATCGACGCCTTCGGCCGGCGCACGCGGTTCCCGCAGCTCGCCATCGGCGACGCCTTCTTCTCGCCCTACGAGCACACCACCCTCTCGCGCCCGCAGCGCAATCTGCTGGAGCTGCTGAGCCCCGACGGCCTGCGTCTCATTTTTGCGCTGGGCCCTGCCGACATCGCCAAGCTCAGCGAGCGCGACGCCGCCGAGGCGCGCGAAGCCGAGGCCTTCCAAGCCGCCGTCGCGCGCCTTGCGCAGCAGCAGGGCATCGACCCCGCGGCCTTGTCCGACGCCGGCGCCGACCAGCGCCCGCCGCAGGCCGACACCCTGGTGCTGATCGGCTTGATCGACCCCAACGGCCACTGGCTGCGCCTGCACTACACGCCCGACGGTCTGCCCCAGGTCATCGAGACCAGCGACGGCCAACACGTGGGCCTGAACTTCCGCCACGACATCGCCGGCCAGCAGACCCGTCTGGTCGAGGTGCTGGAGCTGATCGGCGCGCCCGATGCCGCAGGGCGCTTTGCTTCATCCACGCGCCTGGTCGAATACCGCTACAGCACCGAGGGCGATCTCAGCGAGGTCGTCGATGATCAGGGCCAGGTGGTGCGCAGCTTCCGCTACGCCGCCGGCCAGATGGTCGAGCAGGGCGAGCCCGGCGGCGTGTCGGTGCAGTACGACTGGGACCAGCTCTCGCCCAAGGGCCGCGTGCTCTGCGCCCGCAGCTCGCTCGGCGAAGTGCAGCGCTTTGCCTACGACGCGCTGACCCGCGAGACGCGGGTCAGCGACGCCGAGGGCCGCGTCAGCCTCCACCGCTACGACGAGCAACAGCACCTCATCGCGCTGACCGCGCCCGACGGCACGCAGACGCAGTACCAGCGCGACATCCACGGCAATCTGCTCAGCGTCACCGACCCGCTGGGTCGGGTGACGCGCCACAGCTACGACGGCCGCGGCAACCTGATCCGCGTCGAGCAGCCTGACGGCGCCGACTGGAACCTGCGCTACCACCCGCAGCACCGCAAGCCGGTGCAGATCACCGATCCGCTGGGCCAGCGCACCCTCTTCGAGTTCGATGCCCGCGGCAATCTGATCCAGTCGCAGACGGCCGATGGCGCGATCACCCGCTACACGCTCGATGCCCTGGGCCGGCCGGTGCATGTGCTGGATGCCCGAGGCGGCGAGTCGATCCTGCAGTACGACGCCGCCGGCCGCCTGATCGCGCACCGCGACTGCGTGGGCTCGACCACGCGCTTCGAGTACGACCGCCGCGGCAACCTGCTGCGCGTCACCGATGCCCTCGGCGGCATCACCCACTACCAGTACCAGCGCCTCAATCGCCGCGACCGCGTGGTGGCGATGACGCATCCCGATGGCGCGGTCGAGCGCTTTGCCTACAACCCGCTGGGCCGCCTGATCGCCCACCACGATCCGCAGGGCCACGCGACCCGCTACCTGCTCGACCCGGCCGGCCGCCCGCTTGCGCGCGAGAACGCGCTCGGCCATCGCCTGGCCTACCAGTACGACCGCCACGGGCGCCTTTCCACGCTCACCAACGAGAACGGTGCGCTGTACCGCTTCGGCTGGGACGCCGCCGACCGGCTGATCAGTGAGCAGGGCTTCGATGCGCGACGCATCGACTACCGTTACAACGCCGCGGGTGAGCTGATCGAATCCGCCGACGGCGTGCCCTATGGCGCCGAGTGGATGGCCCCGCGCGCGCCCGGCGTGCTGCGCAGCCACTACCAGCGCGATGCGATGGGCCGGCTGATGGAGAAGGTCGCGGTGCGCGCGGCAGAGCCCACCGGCACGCACGCGAGCTCGCGGGCGGGCGCAGGTGCTGCGGCGGCTGCCGGCGCATCAGCCATCACCACCTCGACCGCGCCCGCCGTTCGCAGCACCCGCGCCCGCTACGCCTACAGCCGCACCGGCCTGCTGGTGCAGGCGCGCAACGCCCAGGCCCGCGTCGAGCTGGCCTACACGCCCACCGGCCGACTCGCGCACGAGACCACCCACACCCGCGACGGCCGCGAGTTCCGCATCAGCCACCGCTACGACGGCCTCGGCAATCGCGTCGAGACCGTGCTGCCCGACGGCCGCGTGCTCAAGCCCGAGCTGTACGGCTCGGGCCACGTGTCCAAGCTCAAGCTCGACGGCGAGGTCATCACCGAGTTCGAGCGCGATGCCCTGCACCGCGAGACCGTGCGCACGCAGGGTGCGCTGCGCAGCTTCTTCGAGCGCGACGCAGCCGGCCGGCTGATCCGCCAGTTCGTGCGCCCGACCGACGCGAATGCGCCGACGCCTGAACCCAAGATCGCCCGCCACTACCACTACGACCGCAGCGGCCAGCTGCTGGGCATCGACGACCAGCGCACCGGCCGCAGCCTCTACCGCTACGACGCCACCGGCCGACTGCTGGCCGCGCAAGGCCCGCTGGGCGTGGAGCGCTTCGCGTTCGACCCCGCCAGCAACCTCCTCGATCCGAACCAGCCGCAGGATCAAGCCTCCGGCAGCAAGAAGACCTGGACCGAAGCCGAGTGGGCCGAGTATGTCCGCGAGAACATTCACGACCGGAACTTCAACCCGCTGCTGACGCCCGAGCAGCGCGCGTCCGACCCCAGCCAGTGGGGCGAGGCCAAACCCAACCGCCTCACCGTCTACGGCGAACACCGCTACCGGTATGACACCTGGGGCAACACCGTCGAGAAGCGCAGCGGCGGCCATCAGCGCATGCGCCTGCACTGGGACGCCGAGCATCAGCTGCGGGTGATCTGCGTCGAGCGCGGTGAGGGCATCAATCGTGCGGCGAACGAGGCGACGCGGTCTGCGTCCGCGGGCCCACAGACCCCAGCAACTCGCGCGCGCAGCGTTGCAACCACCTCGAGCGCAGGCGCAGGGGGCACGAGTCTCACTGCACTGGAAGCGCGCCGCAGCGGAGCCGCCCCTCTCGCTCCCGCCAGCGACTCGACCACCCGCGAACACTGGGCCTACGACTACGACCCCTTCGGCCGCCGCATCGCCAAGTACCCGATCAGCGAAGCCGCAGCGAACGCGTGGATCGAACACGGCGACGAAACCGCACTCGCCAAAGCGCTCAAAGCCCCGCGCCCCCATAGGGTGGGTCTCGACCCACCGCGCTCAACCACCCGCCACACGCAGGGCGACACGCCGGATCGCCCCACCCCAACACCACCCTCAAGCCCCCATAGGGTGGGTCTTGACCCACCGCTCTCATCCACCCGCCACGCACAACACCGCGGGCCAAACCCCAACGTCCCCACCCTCTTCTGCTGGGACGGCAACCGCCTCCTCGCCGAACAGAAAGGCGACACCCACCAGCTTTACCTCTACGAGCCCGACAGTTTCGTGCCGCTGGCGATCGTGCGCTGGACGGTGGCGAACGCGGACACGGCTGACGCATCTGGCACCACCGCAGGCACGCGCGCGACCAAGGGCCCGAAGCCCAGCGCGAACGCGGCCACGCAAAGCACAGCCAACGCGAACGACACTGACCGCAGCCCACTGCTCCCACCCGAACTGCTCAGCCTCAAAGACCGCCACCCCGAACAATGGGCCAAGCTCGAAGCCCAACGCCGCAAGCTCGCCCGTCAGCTCGGCCAATCCCCCGAACCTGAGGCCCCCACCCCGCCCAAGCCCGAGGTCTACCACGTCCACGTCGACCACCTCGGCACCCCGCGCGAGATCACCGACACCGACGGCCACCTCGTCTGGACCGCCAACTACGCCGCCTGGGGCAAGGCGATCACCTCAAACCCACCCCGGCGTATCCTCACCCGCCAGGGCAACACCGTCGCGGAGGTCATCGAGGAGCAAGTCGAACCGCTGGAATGCAATCTGCGCTTCCAAGGGCAGTACGCGGATGCGGAATCGGGGCTGCATTACAACCGGTTTCGGTATTACGAGCCTGAGGTCGGCCGATTCCAAAGTCACGATCCTATCGGTCTCTCGGGTGGATGGAATCTATACATCTTCGCAAGCAACCCAGTTAACTGGGCCGACCCACTTGGCCTAACCTGCGTTCCAGGTCTCATCCGCTACAAACCACGGGACGAACTTACTGCACAGGCTGGCAGTCGTCAGGATGCCATCGATAGAGCATGGGCGCTCGAGAAAGAGTTGATTTCCTTAACCGGCTCAGGGACGAGAAACTGGAGTCCGTCCGAAATTCAAGCAATTCTGAACGCACCCGTTGGCCACAGACCAGGAGAGCTGTCGAGCGTAATGACAAATCTCGGATATACAGGACACCACATAAACAGCGTGAAAAACAATGGAAGCCTAGGATCAAAATGGCAAGGCGACCCCAGAAACATCGTCTTTCTGGAGAACCCAAACCACCCAAATAGCACAAATATGCCGAACGCCTACAACGAGCACTTCCACTCACCTCAAGGCCATCGGGGCAGCACCCGAAACGTTTCAAGGGGAAGGCTAATCGATAGACAAGCAATGATCGACACAGCACGAAGAGGCTGCCCATGA
- a CDS encoding RHS repeat protein yields MLRLVDALGGITHYQYQRLNRPDRVVAMTHPDGAVERFAYDPLGRLIAHHDPQGHATRYLLDPAGRPMARENALGHRLAYQYYRHGRLATLTNENGALYRFGWDAADRLISEQGFDARRIDYRYNRAGELIESADGVPVGAEWMAPRAPGVLRSHYQRDAMGRLMEKVAVRAAEPIGTNASSRAGAGAAAAAGASAITAATAPAVRTTRARYAYSRNGLLVQARNAQARVELAYTPTGRLAHETTHTRDGREFRITHRYDGLGDRVETVLPDGRVLKPELYGSGHVSKLKLDGEVITEFERDALHRETVRTQGALRSFFERDAAGRLIRQFVRPTDANAPTPEPRIARHYHYDRSGQLLGIDDQRTGRSLYRYDATGRLLAAQGPLGVERFAFDPASNLLDPNQLQGQTPGSQKTWTEAEWAEYVRENIHDRNFNPLLTPEQRASDPSQWGEAKPNRLTVYGEHRYRYDTWGNTVEKRSGGHQRMRLHWDAEHQLRVLCVERGEGINRAANEATGSASAGSQAQAQAQAQSLRSVASTAGSGSGGTSLTALEARRSGVAPFAPASDSTSREHWAYDYDPFGRRIAKYPISEAAANAWIEHGDETALAEALKAPRPHRVGLDPPLSTTRHAQGDTPDRPTPTPPSSPHRVGLDPPLSTTRNAQENRPTHNVPTLFCWDGNRLLAEQKGDTHRKLSRQADKEFLEPSAAWALRSAGVIPSRASWGRSSL; encoded by the coding sequence TTGCTGCGCCTCGTCGACGCGCTCGGGGGCATCACCCACTACCAGTACCAGCGCCTCAACCGCCCCGACCGCGTGGTGGCGATGACGCATCCCGACGGCGCGGTCGAGCGCTTTGCCTACGACCCGCTGGGCCGCCTCATCGCCCACCACGATCCGCAGGGCCACGCGACCCGCTACCTGCTCGACCCGGCCGGCCGCCCGATGGCGCGTGAGAACGCCCTCGGCCATCGCCTGGCCTACCAGTACTACCGCCACGGTCGGCTGGCCACGCTGACCAACGAGAACGGCGCGCTGTACCGCTTCGGCTGGGACGCCGCCGACCGGCTGATCAGCGAACAGGGCTTCGATGCACGACGCATTGACTACCGTTACAACCGCGCGGGTGAGCTGATCGAATCCGCCGACGGCGTGCCCGTCGGGGCCGAGTGGATGGCGCCGCGCGCGCCCGGCGTGCTGCGCAGCCACTACCAGCGCGATGCCATGGGCCGGCTGATGGAGAAGGTCGCGGTGCGCGCGGCAGAGCCCATCGGCACGAACGCGAGCTCGCGTGCGGGCGCAGGTGCTGCGGCGGCTGCCGGCGCATCAGCCATCACCGCCGCGACCGCGCCCGCCGTTCGCACCACCCGCGCCCGCTACGCCTACAGCCGCAACGGCCTGCTGGTGCAGGCGCGCAACGCCCAGGCCCGCGTCGAGCTGGCCTACACGCCCACCGGCCGACTCGCGCACGAAACCACCCACACCCGCGACGGCCGCGAGTTCCGCATCACCCACCGCTACGACGGCCTCGGCGATCGGGTCGAGACCGTGCTGCCCGACGGCCGCGTGCTCAAGCCCGAGCTGTACGGCTCGGGCCACGTGTCCAAGCTCAAGCTCGATGGCGAGGTCATCACCGAGTTCGAGCGCGATGCCCTGCACCGCGAGACCGTGCGCACGCAGGGTGCGCTGCGCAGCTTCTTCGAGCGCGACGCAGCCGGCCGGCTGATCCGCCAGTTCGTGCGTCCCACCGACGCGAATGCGCCGACGCCCGAACCCAGGATCGCCCGCCACTACCACTACGACCGCAGCGGCCAGCTGCTGGGCATCGACGACCAGCGCACCGGCCGCAGCCTCTACCGCTACGACGCCACCGGCCGCCTGCTGGCCGCGCAAGGCCCGCTGGGTGTCGAGCGCTTCGCCTTCGACCCCGCCAGCAACCTGCTCGACCCGAACCAGCTGCAGGGCCAGACACCCGGCAGCCAGAAGACCTGGACCGAAGCCGAGTGGGCCGAGTATGTCCGCGAGAACATTCACGACCGGAACTTCAACCCGCTGCTGACGCCCGAGCAGCGTGCCAGCGACCCCAGCCAATGGGGCGAGGCCAAACCCAACCGCCTCACCGTCTACGGCGAGCATCGCTACCGCTACGACACTTGGGGCAACACCGTCGAGAAGCGCAGCGGCGGTCATCAGCGCATGCGCCTGCACTGGGACGCCGAGCATCAGCTGCGGGTGCTCTGTGTCGAGCGCGGTGAAGGCATCAATAGGGCGGCCAACGAGGCGACGGGGTCTGCGTCCGCGGGCTCGCAGGCGCAAGCGCAAGCGCAAGCGCAAAGCCTGCGCAGCGTTGCAAGCACTGCAGGCTCAGGCTCAGGCGGCACGAGTCTCACTGCACTGGAAGCGCGCCGCAGCGGAGTCGCCCCTTTCGCTCCCGCCAGCGACTCGACCTCCCGCGAACACTGGGCCTACGACTACGACCCCTTCGGCCGCCGCATCGCCAAGTACCCGATCAGCGAAGCCGCAGCGAACGCGTGGATCGAACACGGCGACGAAACCGCACTCGCCGAAGCGCTCAAAGCCCCGCGCCCCCATAGGGTGGGTCTCGACCCACCGCTCTCGACCACCCGCCACGCGCAGGGCGACACGCCTGATCGCCCCACCCCAACACCGCCCTCAAGCCCCCATAGGGTGGGTCTTGACCCACCGCTCTCGACCACCCGCAACGCCCAAGAAAACAGGCCAACCCACAACGTCCCCACCCTCTTCTGCTGGGACGGCAACCGCCTGCTCGCCGAACAGAAAGGCGACACCCACCGTAAGCTCTCCCGTCAAGCGGACAAGGAATTCCTAGAACCTTCGGCTGCTTGGGCTTTGCGCTCGGCGGGTGTCATCCCGTCGAGGGCGTCATGGGGTCGTTCCTCGTTGTAG